The Usitatibacter rugosus genome segment AGTAGCTGACCCTAATTTCCGCTAATTTCCGTAGTAGAACCAGACGGTCGAGATGAGGCCGTCCTTGACCTCGTAGACGGCCGCGGCCTCGAGGGGCGTGGAGCCGACGCCGACGATCCGCTCGTGGTCGATCACCTTATTGCCGAACGCGATGCGTCCAAGCAGCTCGGCGTGAAGGCCCGCCTGGTTGAAGCGCTGGGTTCGATAGAACTCGCCGAACGCGGCCTTGCCCACGAGCACCGGCTCGGTGACGGGCATGCGGAAGACACGGATGTCCTCGGCGTAGCAGGCAAGGAAGCGAGCGAGGTCGCGGGCGTTGTACGCCTCGAGTTGCTCCTGAGCAAGGGCGGTCGGGTCCATCGGCCGATGCTAACATTCGACGAAACGACCGGAGGAAAATCCCCATGCACCTGCGCGCCCTCGCCGCCGCCATCGCGGCCGCCCTGCCCTTTGCCACGCTCGCCGATACCGTCACCGTCGTGACTTCCTTCCCCAAGGAGCTCACCACCGCGTACAAGAAGGCCTTCGAGGCGAAGTACCCGAACGACAAGCTCGAGATCCTCAACAAGAACACCGCCGCGGGGATCGCGTACGTGCGCGAGCAGGCTGCCGGATCGCGCCCGGAAGTGTTCTGGGCCTCGGCCCCCGATGCATTCGAGGTCCTCGCGAAGTCGAACCTGCTCGTGAAATCCGGCGCCGCCAATCCCGCCGTGCCCGCGAAGGTGGGCAGCTACCCGGTGAACGATCCCGAGGGCTACTACCTGGGCCAGGCGCTCGCCGGCTACGGGATCATGTGGAACACCCGCTACCTCAAGGCCAACAACATCCCCGAGCCGAAGGAGTGGGCCGATCTCACCAAGCCCGTGTACTTCGGCCACGTCGCGAACTCGAGCCCGTCGCGCTCGGGCACCGTGCACCTCACGGTCGAGACCATCCTGCAGGGCGAAGGCTGGGCCAAGGGCTGGGAGCAGCTCCTGATGATCTCCGGCAACTGCGCGGCGATCACCGAGCGTTCGTTCGGCGTGCCGGACGGCGTTTCCAACGGGCAGTTCGGCGTGGGCCTCGTCATCGACTTCTTCGGCCTCGCCGCGAAGAACTCCGGCATGCCCGTCGAGTTCGTCTATCCGTCGGTCACGGCGATCGTGCCCGCCAACATCGCGATGGTCGCGGGCTCGAAGAGCCCCGAGGGTGCCAAGCGCTTCGTGCAGTACGCGCTCTCCGATGAAGGGCAGGCCCTCCTGCTGCAGAAGGAGATCAGCCGCCTTCCCGTGCTGCCCGCCACGTACGCCAAGGCACCCGCCGGCTACCCGAACCCGTTCAACGGCTCGATCAAGACCAAGGTGAACTTCGACTCCGACCTCTCCGAGTCGCGCTACTACGTCGTGCTCTCGCTCTTCGACCAGCTCGTCACCTTCCGCCACAAGGAGCTCGTGGCCGCGACGAAGGCGATCCAGGACGCGGAGAAGCGCCTCGCCGGCAAGAAGAGCGCGCAGCTCGATGAAGCGAAGAAGCTCGCCTTCACGCCGCCCGTCGACGAGAAGCAGGCCTCGGACAAGGCGCTGCTCGCCCTCTTCAAGGCCGACAAGAAGGACGCCGAGGCCTCGAAGAAGAAGGCCGCGGTCGAGGAAGACTGGGCCGCGAAAGCGAAGGCCAACTACGCCAAGGCCGCCGAGCTCGCCAGCGCGGCGAAGTAGTTGCGACACTCGCCCGCGCTGGCCACGATCGCGCTCGCGATCGCGGCCTTCCTCATCGCCTTCCTGATCGTCCCGGTCGGCGCGGTCATCTTCACCGCGTTCTCCGACCCGCACGGCGGCTTCACCCTCGCGCACTTCGAAGCCTTCTCGCAGATCTCGCTGATGCGCGAGTCGTTCGCGAACTCGCTGTGGGTCGCGGGACTCACGGTCATGTTCGCCACGATCATCGCGGTTCCGCTCGCGTACTTCACGATGCGCTTCCAGTTCCGGGGCGCCATCCTGATCCAGACGCTGGGCGTGCTGCCGCTGGTGATGCCCGCCTTCGTCGGCGCCGCGGCGATGCAGCTCCTCTTCGGGCGCTCCGGCTCGGTGAACCTGCTCCTCAAGGACGCGTTCGGCATCACGCTGCCGTTGATGGAAGGCCTCAACGGCGTGATCTTCGTGGAGACGCTGCACTACTTCCCGTTCATCCTGCTCAACCTCTCCGCTTCGCTCGCCAACATCGATTCCTCGCTCGAGGAGGCCGCGCAGAACCTGGGCTCCTCGGGCTGGCGGCTCTTCCGCAAGATCGTGTTCCCGCTGGCGCTGCCCGGCTACATCGCCGGCGCCTCGCTGGTGTTCATCAAGGTCTTCGACGACCTCGGTACACCGCTGGTGTTGAACGTCACCAACATGCTGGCGCCCCAGGCGTACCTGCGCGTCACCTCGATCGGCCTCGAAGATCCGATCGGCTACGTGATCTGCGTGCTGCTCGTGATCTTCTCCATCGCGGCGATGGGCGGCTCGTGGTGGTTCGTGAAGCGGCGCGACTACGCGGTGGTCTCGCGCGGGTTGGCAGCCCCGAAGCGCAAGCTCACTCCGGCGCAGGCCGTGCTCGCCTACGGATGGATCGGGGCGCTGCTGCTCCTCGTGCTCTCCCCGCACCTGGGCCTGCTGCTGATGTCGCTCTTCAAGGTGTGGAGCTTCTCGGTGCTGCCCGAGCAGTTCACGCTCGCGCACTACGCCACGGTGCTCACCGACGCGAAGTCGATGATCGTGAATACCTTCCTCTATTGCGGGCTCGCGGCGCTGCTGGACGTGATCCTCGGCACGGCCATCGCCTACATCGTCCTTCGCACGCAGCTGCCGGGCCGCCAGCTCCTCGACCACATGGTCACCATCGCGCTCGCGATGCCCGGCCTCGTGCTGGGCATCGGGTATCTCCGCGTCTTCCGCGGCGTGGAGCTGCCGTTCGGTTTGGGCGCCTTCACCGCGAGCTGGATGATCTTCGTCGTCGCCTACGCCGTGCGGCGCCTGCCCTATGCGCTGCGCTCGTGCATGGCGGCCCTCTCGCAAGTGCACCCGTCGCTCGAGGAGGCCGCGGAGAACCTCGGTGCCGGGAAGCTGCGCGTGATCGTGCGCGTGGTTGTGCCGCTGATGATGGGCGGCATCCTCGCGGGCTTCGTCACCAGCTTCATCACCGCGGCGGGCGAGATCTCGGAGACGATCCTGCTCACCAGCCGCGAGTCGCTGGCGCCGATGTCGTACGGCATCTACCTCTACATGCAGTCCATCGCCGGGCGCGGGCCCGGCGCCGCCCTCGGCATGATCGCGATCGTGCTCATCGCCGCGGGCACCTATCTCTCCCATCGACTCGTCGCAGCAGGAGGCCACAGATGAATCCCGTCGGCGTCGACATCCGCAACGTGGCGCTCGCGTACGGCACGACCCAGGTGCTGCGCGACATCACGCTCTCCATCCAGCCCGGCGAGTTCTTCGCGCTCCTGGGCCCCTCGGGCTCCGGCAAGACCACGCTGCTGCGCCTGATCGCGGGCTTCAACCAGCACCAGCATGGCGAGGTCCTGATCGGCGGCAAGGACGTGACGGGCACGCCGCCCTGGGATCGCGACGTGGGCATGGTGTTCCAGAACTACGCGCTGTGGCCCCACATGACGGTGGCGCAGAACGTGGCCTTCGGCCTCGAGGAGCGCCGTATCCCTCGCGACAGGATCCGCGAGCGCGTGCGGGCTTCGCTGGATCTGGTGGGACTCGCCGGCTACGACGCACGCCGCCCCGGCCAGCTCTCGGGCGGGCAGCAGCAGCGCGTGGCGCTGGCTCGCACGCTCGCCATCGAGCCGCAGGTGCTGCTGCTGGACGAGCCGCTCTCCAACCTCGACGCGAAGCTGCGCGTGCAGACGCGCCAGGAGCTCCGCAAGCTCCAGCAGCGCCTCGGCATCACGACGATCTTCGTCACGCACGACCAGGAGGAGGCGTTGACGACGTGTGATCGCATCGCCGTGATGGACCAGGGCGTGATCCAGCAGGTGGGAACGCCCTTCGAGCTCTTCGACCATCCGGTGAACCGCTTCGTCGCGGGCTTCGTGGGCTCGGCCAACATCGTGCAGCGCGAGGGGCGCGACATCGCGTTCCGCCCGCACGCGGTCACGTTGCGCAAGGCGCCGGCGCCCGTGCAGGCGGAAGGCCTGTCGCTTGAAGGCGAGATCGCCGCGGTGGAATTCCTCGGCGTCTCGGTCCGCTACGACGTGCAGGTGGGTCCTTCGCGCGTGATCGCGGACGTGGCGCATTCCCGCGACCTGGCGCCGCTGGCGATCGGAACACCAGTCGTGATCGGCGTGCCCGCCTCCGAGCTGCGCCCGCTCGACTAGGGTTCGGGGCGGCGGAACGTCCGCACGCACCCGTAGAACGTCCACCAGCAGATCGTGGACAAGACCGCGCAGAGCCCGACATAAAACGCGCGCGCGGCGCCCTCGCCGAGGGCGTCGCGAAGGTCGCGCGCGAGCCACGAACGCGGGCCGCTCAGCTCCTCGAACGGCACCACGGCGTACCAATAGGCGATCGCCGCGAACGCGATCCCGCCCGCCAGGGACCCGAGCAGGAGCCCGTGGCGGTCGAAGAAGCGCCGCACCGGCTCGGCGATGAAGCGGGGGATGATCCGCATGCGGATAGAGTACGAACTTTCGCCTCCCCTTTCCATCGAATCACGGAACCGCCCCCGGAGGGCCTCCATGCGCATCGCCGCCGCGTTTCTCCTCGCCACCGCCTCCTTCGCCGCCTCGGCCCAAAGCATCCCGGTGGACCGCGTGGGGCTTCCCAAGGGCTTCGACATCCAGGTCTTCGCCACGGGCGTGAAGGATGCGCGCTCGATGGCGCT includes the following:
- a CDS encoding ABC transporter permease, which gives rise to MRHSPALATIALAIAAFLIAFLIVPVGAVIFTAFSDPHGGFTLAHFEAFSQISLMRESFANSLWVAGLTVMFATIIAVPLAYFTMRFQFRGAILIQTLGVLPLVMPAFVGAAAMQLLFGRSGSVNLLLKDAFGITLPLMEGLNGVIFVETLHYFPFILLNLSASLANIDSSLEEAAQNLGSSGWRLFRKIVFPLALPGYIAGASLVFIKVFDDLGTPLVLNVTNMLAPQAYLRVTSIGLEDPIGYVICVLLVIFSIAAMGGSWWFVKRRDYAVVSRGLAAPKRKLTPAQAVLAYGWIGALLLLVLSPHLGLLLMSLFKVWSFSVLPEQFTLAHYATVLTDAKSMIVNTFLYCGLAALLDVILGTAIAYIVLRTQLPGRQLLDHMVTIALAMPGLVLGIGYLRVFRGVELPFGLGAFTASWMIFVVAYAVRRLPYALRSCMAALSQVHPSLEEAAENLGAGKLRVIVRVVVPLMMGGILAGFVTSFITAAGEISETILLTSRESLAPMSYGIYLYMQSIAGRGPGAALGMIAIVLIAAGTYLSHRLVAAGGHR
- a CDS encoding ABC transporter ATP-binding protein; this translates as MNPVGVDIRNVALAYGTTQVLRDITLSIQPGEFFALLGPSGSGKTTLLRLIAGFNQHQHGEVLIGGKDVTGTPPWDRDVGMVFQNYALWPHMTVAQNVAFGLEERRIPRDRIRERVRASLDLVGLAGYDARRPGQLSGGQQQRVALARTLAIEPQVLLLDEPLSNLDAKLRVQTRQELRKLQQRLGITTIFVTHDQEEALTTCDRIAVMDQGVIQQVGTPFELFDHPVNRFVAGFVGSANIVQREGRDIAFRPHAVTLRKAPAPVQAEGLSLEGEIAAVEFLGVSVRYDVQVGPSRVIADVAHSRDLAPLAIGTPVVIGVPASELRPLD
- a CDS encoding ABC transporter substrate-binding protein, producing the protein MHLRALAAAIAAALPFATLADTVTVVTSFPKELTTAYKKAFEAKYPNDKLEILNKNTAAGIAYVREQAAGSRPEVFWASAPDAFEVLAKSNLLVKSGAANPAVPAKVGSYPVNDPEGYYLGQALAGYGIMWNTRYLKANNIPEPKEWADLTKPVYFGHVANSSPSRSGTVHLTVETILQGEGWAKGWEQLLMISGNCAAITERSFGVPDGVSNGQFGVGLVIDFFGLAAKNSGMPVEFVYPSVTAIVPANIAMVAGSKSPEGAKRFVQYALSDEGQALLLQKEISRLPVLPATYAKAPAGYPNPFNGSIKTKVNFDSDLSESRYYVVLSLFDQLVTFRHKELVAATKAIQDAEKRLAGKKSAQLDEAKKLAFTPPVDEKQASDKALLALFKADKKDAEASKKKAAVEEDWAAKAKANYAKAAELASAAK
- a CDS encoding nuclear transport factor 2 family protein: MDPTALAQEQLEAYNARDLARFLACYAEDIRVFRMPVTEPVLVGKAAFGEFYRTQRFNQAGLHAELLGRIAFGNKVIDHERIVGVGSTPLEAAAVYEVKDGLISTVWFYYGN